The window tctctaataaaaAAGTAGGCCAATGAAAATTGTTTTTAACCcacttattttatattaaattgaTTAACAACAAGGATCGGTATCGAGATATGTCATTTTAACAACGATTTCTCATTTAAATTGTAAATTTCCTTGGGTTCCGATGCTAAAAAGGCCTacattcatattctttctctttccctatcttctcatttttgtttttactgactgtgtgtgtgtgtgtgtgtgtgtgtgtgtgtgtgtgtgtgtgtgtgtttcctgaccctatgcgcgcatgtgtgtgttttttcctggttgtatgtgtgcatgtttccaGCCTCTTCATGTGTGGTTTTCCTGactttatgcgtgcgtgcgttttttttttttcctgtgtgtatgtgtgtgtgtatatgtgtgcgtcctgtctgtgtgtgtatgtgtttccttactgtgtgtgtgtgtgtaaaaggaagCAGCCTcaagaagaaattaaattgattGAATGTTTCCCTAGATATTTGTGtacgcgttactgtgtttgtgttcatatatcgatctctatatgtatatatgattatatctatagtttttcctctttttattatttcttcatttctattcatattacaatttacatttatgtagatgaaaacattaacattaaattatattaataaatggaattattatcatcataattttcgttTTCAGAGCTTAAGGATATCagcaaataaaaagtaatataattTAACATTTATTTCATTGGAATGGATTGTTTGCTCCTTCCTCGTGTCtgattttgatttttaatttctctctgtgGTCactaaggaagataaagaaaagaagaatatataaagaaatcccCCACTTCTGGCTtttaggaggaataggaagaggaggaaaaagacaaaaaggaagattCGAATatgtaggagaaaaagaaaggaagaggaaggagaagaaaaggaagacggagaagaaagccGTGGAAAGGCTCTTTAAGGCTCCCTGTAAGCCCCAATGAAGAGGATGTTGTCGATGTCATTATcgcggatgaggaagaggaaggggcggtCGCAGGTGAAGCGGACCGGCGGGGGGGGAATGACCACTGACGTGATCCCTATTATAATTGCCGTGGCCGCTGCTGCTTCTGCGCCTTCTTCGTCCACTTCCACCACTGCCTTGTGGATGATGCCCGTGGCTTGGAGGCCGCCGTCGGACTTGAAGTTTGTCAGGTCAGCTCGGTCGGAGAATAAATCGGCAACGCCCATGCGCTCCAGAGCCTGGGTGTCGGGAACGGTAACACGACTTGAAGTTCAAAGTTTTTTTATATCACACTTTTATTAAATCAAAAGTTTCAAGCGATTATGTAAAGCAAAAACATATAAAGGCAGAAGATAgagataaggaaaatatatacagAATGCAAATAGGAGTGAGAATACCTGCTGAAGCGCGCTATCGATCTTCTTCTCAAACTTGAACTTGGGGAACTTGAGCTGGACCGCTCGGTCGTGCGTGTCCTTCAGCGTCGCCGTCAGCGTCGAAGGGTTGAGGCGTTGCACCAGCTGGTCGAGCTCCCGGCCCGTCCCCTGGTCTCGAGGAAGGAGCACGAACATGGACGCGCGGCCGCTCCGGTAGGGCATCTCCAGCACCTGGGCGTCCAGCTCCTGAGACTCGCCTGGGGAAGGAAGCGCAGGGGCGACCGTCGCCTTTTATGCTGAGGAGCATGAGTGGTGGACGACGGCTGAAACGTCACGCTAGAACTACAGCATATCGTCTGCCAGATGTCACTACTAGCAAATAGAGTAGCTTTTAAAAATCGCTGCTACTTAGTCTAGTGATCATTTATATTTTAAAGATCTAAATAAACATTTCAGAGAAGACATAATTTTAGaaagcgggattttttttttcacaagtggTTGGTTAAAGATAACTATAAGATCCAATAATGTAGATACCTTTAGTCATCTCTGACAAAATATAGTTAGATATGACTCTTCGATAAAGTGACTGGACAGGCTATTTAGATTTCCATTCCCATTCTTCTAAAAATCGAACATctgctttgcattttttttatcgttattcctTTTCCGTTTATTCCAAGTAAAGGCATTCAAGGTTCTGCAATGAGTTGCTGAGAAGCACCTTAAAGATTCTACAGCGTGTGGAATCAGGTGAATAGGCAGAATATAAACACTTTCGATCCCTCACATTAAGACTTATAAGTATCATTGGTTAATTTGCATCTGGAAGTTGGTGTAAAATACTTTGTAAAACTCACACACTTAGCAGGGCCTCTACATTGTCGGACTCTGATGTGTAGAAAGGTAAAAAATGTGTAAACATGATGTTTTTCACGTCTGGGAATATGGAGGTCCCAGTGCAATAAGCCAAAAAGGATAACAAAAgacagagttagaaagagagaaaaagtgaaaatactTTACACACATTTAATATTCTCAAATTCTAGTGTGCAGAAGCGTCAGAAATATGTAGACACGTTTTTTCATGTATGTCTTGGAAGATGAAGGTCTTATTGCAATAAACCAAAAGGgatagcgagcaagagagagagagagagagagagagagaaagagagagagagagagagagagagagagagagagagggattgagcaAGAAAGTGAAAATACTTTACCATATCTGAAGTTGCCTTCTTGGCTCATCATAGGGACCATTGCATGTCTATTCGGCCCCACAAAGAACCTTTGCGGGGACGTGTTCTCGACCTTGAACTGACGGTCCCACAGGCCCTTGAAGTAGACTGCGTTGATGAGCACCATCACGGCTCCTGACACGCTGTTGGCTGACACTATCTGCGGAATTTTGCCTCTGGTCGTGTCGCTGACGAACTTGTTGATCTCCCCCGCAGCGGCTTGTGCTTGCTGGGTATTGGGTGAGTGATTGTGAGTTGGTCGTAGGTTGTTTATGTAGCAGCTGTTTTTTTGAATGGCAGTGAGATGGTTGCCGATTGTTTGCAAAGCTACTTTTGAATTCGGTAACGATGCGGCAGTTGATGATTGAATAGGTGATATAGATCTGTCTGATATAGATCAAGCATATCAGTTATTGGCATTTGACAATCGATTCGAAACCAAACCTGAACATGATTTACATCCATACCTGGCGGAAATCTACAGCTTTCATTTCGTTCGAGAAAACCGTCTGAAGACACCCTCTGAGCGGCAACCCATCCTGAACGTATATTCTGTTAGCTGCATTAATCGTGTAATTGGGGTTGTTTTCCTGCAACCTGTACCTGTTTAgagcacaagcatatatatacgtatagatagagagaaaatgcaaTCAACTAAGTTTAGCTTAGGTAAATATTCTTTAAACTTTTAGACAACACTGACAGTGAACTGTCTGAAGACACTCTCTGagcagcatgtatatatatatatatatatatatatatatatatatatatatatatatatatatatacacacaatgtatatatatgcacatatacacaaacacacagacaatatatatatatatatatatatatatatatacgcatatatacacatatacatatatgcatatatatatacacatacacacacacacacacatatatatatacatatacatatatatatatatatatattcatatacatgcatatgtatatatatatatatatatatatatattcatatacatgcatatgtatatatatatatatatatatatatatatatatatatatatatataaaatatcaaccAAATTGAGCTGAAATATGGCCATGCATTAACTTACAACTGATCCACGCTTTTGTACAAGGCCAGAGCGCCTTCCCGGTTGCCCAGCTGAAGGACCCTTTCCAACTGGGTCTTCGTGCTGCCGTTGGACCCGAAGTAGGCCAAGGTAAGCGCCGTCCAGATGCTGTAGGGCGAGAAGAAGAAGTTCCCCGACGCAGGAAGAACCTCCTTCAGGAGACCGAGACTGAAGGGCGCGATGTGGCCGAGGTATGTTCTCGGGGGCGGGATGAGGGAGTCGTCCTCGGAAATGCACTGAGGGCTGACCAGCCCGAAGGAAAGGGACAGCGCTGTCGCCAACACCACCGTCTTCATGGTTCTGGAGAGGAGACAGCACAGCATGTTACtttgtgagaggaaggggggaggagagaggaagaggaggagggagagggaaagggaaagggagagaaaagaggaaggggagagagaggaagaaaggaggagaggttagggacaaggagacagagagggttagagggaaatgaaagcaggtagagaggaaggacggagagggaggaggagggggagaagctgaaggagaaggggatgaaggaaggggagggagagagggaggaaaagtccTTTCCCCTCCCGTTGGTCAGGTTTGGTGGCCAGCATGACTTACGAATGCAACAAAATTTACACATCGACCAGTCATCGCGCAGGTGCAGGTCGACAACAACCTTATTTTGACTTAATTAAAAAGATTTAAGAttaaaaagatggaagaggaagcaTAGATTTGCGCTGGCACCCTATGTCGTATTGTCGACCGGAAACAAAATCACCTGTAATGCTTCTGTCATGACGGCGTAGCAAATGAATTATAAAGACCTGGAGAAATACATCGATATTACAAAGAAATCCATGATCCTTTACAAACACCATATTCACATCTTAGGAGAATGTGGGATGTTCCACGCACGACGAACACGTGGGTAGGTatgaacccctggggagagaccagagggaatGCCCTTTCTACTACAAGAtaggcatcattgtttggaacctaTTGTTCATCCCTCTCCAGTGAGCCAGCCACCCAGAGACTGATTCATCTCAAAGAGGGAGCTCAGGTCTTGCATCTCTAAGAGGCAGTTCCTGTGGCAGGACTGCTAGACAAAGTATACTAGTTacctatgtgtttctctctccaccGTCGAGTAACTGTCGAGTCGCCGGTCCACGTATTATATGCACTCAACTCACCTTTGAGTCGCCAGATGTTTACGGCTGAAATTTCTACTGCTGATATTACCTCTTATATGGGTATTCGAATcattttttaagtgtttttaagATAAAAACACTTGACTCGAATACTCCTGGATCATTTTTTTTTGAGTTGTAGTGGAATGGGGATGGAATGaaattaacaatttttttttttcagagttgGACACACAGCTTCACGAAACAGAGGCAGTTCTAGGAAGCTTAGACATGGAAGTCTTGCTTACGTCAACGCAAACAGGTTTGTTCCTCTTACGGGTTTTCGTGTTGAACTGGTTAGAAAAAGTGCAGTCACTCtttcctagtgtgtgtgtgtgtgtgtgtgtgtgtgtatgtgtgtgtgtgtgtgtgtgtgtgtgtgtgtgtgtgtgcatgcgtgtacataCCAGCTAGCTGAAGGGTAAACAATCATGAGTTAACAAAAAGAATTATCACAAAAAGAAATCGGCGGCCATTGTATTTCGTTcagatttttttcattaaaacaCTGAACAGCATCAAAGAAAAAAggtatagttatgcatatattaacggcatcattatttcatttcaattaaagcaaaaaagggagagaggaataactTAACAATCAAAATCTgtaattgaaaggaaaaaaaaaatgcaagcaaGACATACAGAGGTGACCTTCAGAGCTGTCGCGCCGGTCTGTGGTTGCAAATACTCAGTGAAATTAATTCATGTATTGCTGGGAGAAGTAAAAATCACTACGGTTGCAAAGGCTTTAAGCACGGTCACTATAACTGCATATAACGAGCACTAATGGTGAGAATTAAAATCCCTCTCGCATCTCTTTCTATCTGGTAGGGTCTTTACCTGTcgactcatctctctttcttcttctctctctcccctcacacacacgtgcttacatgaataaacaagtagatagataaataaatgaatcaattgatagatacataaataaacaaatgaataaataaatgactaaatgtatatagacatacatatacaaatgtacatatgtatctctctctctctctatctctctctctcttctctctctctctctttatctctctctctctctctctctctctctctctctctctctctctctctctatatatatatatatatatgtatatatatatatctatatatatatatatatgtatatctatctatctatctatctatctatctatctatatatatatatatatatatatatatatatatatatatatatacatacataaatatgtgtgtatgcggacgcatacacacacacacactatatatatatatatatatatatatatatatatatatatatatatatatatatacatatatatgtgtgtatgcggacgcatacacacacacacactatatatatatatatatatatatatatatatatatatatatatatatatatatatatatatagagagagagagagagagagagagagagagagagagagagagagagataagagagagagagagaaagagagagtgagagagagaaagagaaagagagaaagagagagagagagagagatatacatatgtatgtatgtctatatacatttattaatttgtttatttaggtatctattaatttaattatctatttatctatctaattgtgtatatagatatatgtatatatacacgtatgtatatatatgtatgtatatatattcatacatagatacatacatacatatatatatatatatataaatatatatatatatatttatatatatatgtatgtatgtgtgtgtgcacgcgtgtgtgtgtatatatatatatatatatatatatatatatatatatacatacatatatatatatatatatatatatatatatatatatatatatatatgtgtgtgtgtgtgtgtgtgtgtgtgtgtgtgtgtgtgtgtgtgtataaaacagagTTTACAAGATATTGAGCTTCCTCTGTCATGTCACCATTACTATGctttaattcattttctttcagGTCCTCTGAAATCAAGATTCTGTTATCAGAATTAGACGAATATAGTGGAGTGGGTCCTAGTCGTTTGTTTCCTTTGCTTTTAAAAAGACTAAGAGGTCAATTAACTCATAAATGAGTTTTGAATTCGACCAGGGTCATTTTCAGAGTGACGACGCTTTGGTAAAGTTACCCTTATTCCCAAGAGCATATGGGCCTATTTCAGTTACACCAATTTAATCCCAGGTATTTGGACATTTGGTGGTCAaacgtctttctgtatatttgagatCGTTTCATCCAGAGACTCAGTTGGGTTCTAGAAAGGGACTGTATGGTATCATAAGCAATGATGAATTGTTTATGTTCGTGCAGGGGTCATGAGTCAAAGCTTGTCtctttgtacatgcatatatatatatatatatatatatatatatatatatatatatatatatatatatacatatatatagataagtatatatagacaagtgtatatatatacatatgtgtatatatatacatacatatatattatatgtctatgtgtatatatatatatatgtatgtatatatatatatatttgtgtgtgtgtgtgtgcgcatgtgtgtaggtgcatacatacttacatgcacacacccatagaaatgaatatatatatatatatgtatatatatagacagatagatagatagatggatatgtgtgtgtgtgtgagtgtgtgtgggtgcatacattcatacttgcacacacccatatatctatatctatatctatatttctatctatcgatctatctatctatctatctatatatatgtatatatggtagaaaaaaacacaatggacaaacaagatttactgataatgagacaacaattCTTATTTACTCCTGGATTTAATTCAGGAAAAAACAACGTGGTGATAACGGGAgaggtgaacggaagcgaaggaaggtcaggtcaggtcgaagaaTCTGGAGGTCCATGGAAAGGGAAGTCAGCATAAGCGAGGATGTCGGAAGCGAGGAGACCGTcggcagaagaaaaaaacagctgttcctgttgaaattaggcagcagcttaaaCAAGGAGGATTGCACTGGTCTcggggcgtggacatcagcggaatgAAAGACACTTCGCGCCGCCGATCAAGCCATCCGGCGgcttgtgtcccactgatggtaaAAGAGGCGTTGCTGCTGTGTCCCCTTGATACatcgtatttgtatgtgtgtgtctgcatgcgtaTGTGGCATCTAGCTGGGTCTTCCCGTGATACAAGCAATGAAACAGGTAACAAATCAAACCGTTTTGATTCGTTTCATCTCAAATTAATCAATCAAACTCTTCAATCGATTGGAGAAATGACAACACGTGTCGAAATTCGAAAAACCCAAATCCGTACTCAAGGTTTTCTGAAAGTTCCCATGAAAAGGATGTTATTCAACTTGGTGTCGACGATCGTGAAGAAGAATGGGCGCTCGCAGAAGAAATTGACGGGCGTGGAAGGCGGTTGGATAGAGACAATGACCGCGCCTATGACAGCAGTCACCGCTGCTGCTTCTGCGCCTTCTTCGTCGACCTCGATCACCGCCTTGTGGATCACCTTCGAGACGGCGATCTTGTCGCTGGGAGCAAAGTTGGACAAGTCGGAGGCGCCGGAGAAGAGGTCGGTGATGCCAAGGGCCTCGAGAGCCTGTGGAGGAAGAAGGCAGTTGGCTTTGGCGATGGTGCGGGAGAGGGATGTGGTTTAATGAGCTGGAGATGgggcttatatcattattatggttattacgactattatttctgttgtaatcatcattatcattgttactgctatcgttattataattatcattcatgccgttacaattattatcattatcttactttCTTCAACTTGTCATCAATACTGCTATCGAATTTGAACTTGGGAAACCGAACAACCACGTCTTCATATACTAGCTGTCGGAGGGCGGCGGCGAGCGAGTCGGGGTTGAGGCGCCCCAGCATGTCGTCAAGCTCCTGGCCAGTTTTCTTGTCCTTCGGCAGGAACACGTACATGGAGGCGCCGTTCCCTCGGTAGGGCATCTCCAGGACCTGGGCGTCGAGCTCGTTGGAGAAGCCTGGGAAGCGCCATGGTAAGGGAACGTTTGGAATGTGTGTTGGATATCAAGGGTAtccttacatatataagtaaaagaTAGAGATCTGttgaaggggagaggcagagaatggcaagagagagagagagagagagagagagagagagaaagcgatataaaagcaagagagagggagaatcgaGTAACGCGCAATAAccaacaaacgaaaagaaaacaaacaaaccaaaatctGAGACCAGGACACGAAAGAAGACGCACACTCACCGTGCTTGAATTCTCCGAAATGGTGCATCATATCGACCATCACATGTTCATTTGCCGAGACGAAAAACTTCCTTGGAATCGTGTCTTTCGCCGCGAATTTCCGTTTCCAAAAGCCCTTGAAATAGATGGCGTTGACGAGGACCATTGCAGTGTCTTTGACTGTGTCGGGTGTCACGATCGAAGTTATCTTGCCACGGGTGGTGGTGCTCACGAACTGGTTTATGGTTTCAACGACGAGATCAAGCTGTCAAGAAGGAATGGTATGTATTGTTGTTTATTaacctattactactgctactactactactgatgctgctgctgctgctggtggtactacttctgttattattactattattactgccactactactgatactactactgttactactgctgttgctgcaactactattactactgctattactattgctactgatactactactgctactatcaacgctatcattatcattattgtcattatacttattaatgttaatactagtaatactacaactaacgttattattatcagttattattatattacgatTACAACTAGCACCACCACAGCTAgaagtattatcagtattatcctcaGAATTATCATCCCTTATGTAACGTGTTATAGTTATCAATATGATCTTAATTTTTTTGCACTAAAACATGAtcacatcattactaatatacgTCAACGAGGCAATGCACGAAACGTAAGCGCCCTCTGTCCTTACGTTGCCAAAATCTAACGTTTCCAGTTTGTCCGAGAACACCTGTTGCAAGCAATCCTTCAGCTTGAGGGTGTCCGTTGCATAGATTCTATTTGCAGTGTCAATGGTATAATTGTTGTTTCTCGAAGTATATCTGTAGAGACAAAACAAGTTATAAagtatgcacacgtatatatatacatacataaacatatatgtgtgtgtgtgcgtgtgtttgtgtatttgtgtgtgtgtgtgtgtgtgtgcgtgtgtttgtgtatttgtgtgtgtgtgtgtgtgtgtgtgtgtgtgtgtgcatgtgtgtgtgtatgcacgtatgtatgtattcatttattaattaattattcttCAAATAAATCCCAAGAAATTCATTTTAAAGTCAATATTAATGCATACTGACAGACAGCAAAATCCTACCGTTGTCTAAGACGCGTTAAACACAAAACATCGACCTACATGTTTTCGACGGCCTTGAAGGTAGCCAGAGCGTCTTCTCTGTTGGTCAAGCGGAGCGCCTGTTCCATCTGGGATTTGGTGTTGCCATTGGAGCCGAAGTAAGTGAGGGTGAGGGCGCTCCAGACGCTGAAGGGCGAGAAGATGAAGTTCTTCGACGGAGACACGACCTTCCTGAAGAGGTTGACGCCGAAGTCATTGAGAGGAGTGAGGTCCGGCGACGCTGTGGGAGGCATGGCGTCGTTCTGCGAGATGCACTGTGAGCGCGCGCCGGCCAGTGCGGCCAGCAGCGAGGCCACGAGCAGGTGCATGGCCCTGCAAGAAAGCACGTTTTAACATCctaccttcccactctcctttccaAACTTTCGAACTTTCGAACTTTCGAatgcaacaaaacacacacacgcacatgtatatatatatatatatatatatatatatatatatatatatatatacatatatacatatatatgtatatatatatatatatatatatatatatatatatatgtatatgtgtgtgtgtgtgtgtgtgtgtgtgtgtgtgtgtgtagaaacatacacacacaaacaaacacatatacatatatatctatataataagaatagttaTGCACCTCATTATCAAGTACACATAAACTTCCTAACAGCTGAACAGCTCCGTAATGATACGGGTATAACAAAATGCAATGGCAAGCGTTACTGATACATACAAAATCCTTTTTTGTGATTTACAGTTCGTCCGCGGAGGTCTGATgaactaaagggggaggaggggaggaatccttagtttaaggGTGGGAAAGCCAGCCCACGATATATATAGGACGAGGACTACCCTCAGTTACCAGATATCTCCATCAGCGAATTTTCTCCTGTATTCACTGTGAACCTGATTCCATATACTTTCATTCACACTCGAGTTTCTTGCTTTTTGCCTTAGCTTGCAGAATTGATAAAGGATTTGAATACAAATGGCAGTGACAATACTT of the Penaeus chinensis breed Huanghai No. 1 chromosome 27, ASM1920278v2, whole genome shotgun sequence genome contains:
- the LOC125039276 gene encoding uncharacterized protein LOC125039276 produces the protein MHLLVASLLAALAGARSQCISQNDAMPPTASPDLTPLNDFGVNLFRKVVSPSKNFIFSPFSVWSALTLTYFGSNGNTKSQMEQALRLTNREDALATFKAVENIYTSRNNNYTIDTANRIYATDTLKLKDCLQQVFSDKLETLDFGNLDLVVETINQFVSTTTRGKITSIVTPDTVKDTAMVLVNAIYFKGFWKRKFAAKDTIPRKFFVSANEHVMVDMMHHFGEFKHGFSNELDAQVLEMPYRGNGASMYVFLPKDKKTGQELDDMLGRLNPDSLAAALRQLVYEDVVVRFPKFKFDSSIDDKLKKALEALGITDLFSGASDLSNFAPSDKIAVSKVIHKAVIEVDEEGAEAAAVTAVIGAVIVSIQPPSTPVNFFCERPFFFTIVDTKLNNILFMGTFRKPCSTRKPVRGTNLFALTTMKTVVLATALSLSFGLVSPQCISEDDSLIPPPRTYLGHIAPFSLGLLKEVLPASGNFFFSPYSIWTALTLAYFGSNGSTKTQLERVLQLGNREGALALYKSVDQLYRLQENNPNYTINAANRIYVQDGLPLRGCLQTVFSNEMKAVDFRQQAQAAAGEINKFVSDTTRGKIPQIVSANSVSGAVMVLINAVYFKGLWDRQFKVENTSPQRFFVGPNRHAMVPMMSQEGNFRYGESQELDAQVLEMPYRSGRASMFVLLPRDQGTGRELDQLVQRLNPSTLTATLKDTHDRAVQLKFPKFKFEKKIDSALQQALERMGVADLFSDRADLTNFKSDGGLQATGIIHKAVVEVDEEGAEAAAATAIIIGITSVVIPPPPVRFTCDRPFLFLIRDNDIDNILFIGAYREP